From a single Flavobacterium sp. genomic region:
- a CDS encoding lysophospholipid acyltransferase family protein, with the protein MKFLKYPLTLLYRIWFYILVLVPIIVLFPFIFATILSEKTYPLFFKIARLWSKIILIGMGFNYSIEGDDVFEEGKSYMLVANHTSMTDIMLMLIAVKNHPFVFVGKKELANIPIFGFIYKRVCILVDRSSSKSRYAVFERAQKRIQQGLSICIFPEGGVPEEHIVLDEFKDGAFRIAIEHGLPIVPMVFFDNKKRFSYTFFSGSPGKMRAKIYPIIETKGKTLEDKNDIKKQVRQLILEPLENDLK; encoded by the coding sequence ATGAAATTTTTAAAATACCCACTTACTTTATTATACCGAATTTGGTTTTATATCTTGGTTTTAGTTCCAATTATAGTATTATTTCCATTTATTTTTGCCACTATTTTAAGTGAGAAAACCTATCCACTATTTTTTAAAATAGCAAGGTTGTGGTCTAAGATTATTTTAATTGGAATGGGTTTTAATTATTCTATTGAAGGCGATGATGTTTTTGAGGAAGGGAAAAGCTATATGTTAGTAGCCAATCATACTTCGATGACCGATATCATGTTGATGTTAATTGCAGTTAAAAATCATCCATTTGTATTTGTTGGAAAAAAAGAATTAGCAAATATTCCGATTTTTGGATTTATTTATAAACGCGTTTGTATTTTGGTAGATAGAAGCAGCAGTAAAAGTAGATATGCTGTTTTTGAACGCGCTCAAAAAAGAATTCAGCAAGGCTTGAGTATTTGTATTTTTCCAGAAGGTGGTGTGCCTGAAGAACATATTGTGTTAGATGAATTTAAAGATGGTGCTTTCAGAATTGCAATTGAACACGGCTTACCAATAGTTCCAATGGTATTTTTTGACAATAAAAAACGTTTTTCCTATACTTTTTTCAGTGGAAGTCCCGGAAAAATGCGCGCTAAGATTTATCCAATAATTGAAACGAAAGGTAAAACTTTAGAAGATAAAAACGATATTAAGAAGCAAGTACGTCAGTTAATTTTAGAACCATTGGAAAACGATTTAAAATAA
- the trpS gene encoding tryptophan--tRNA ligase, producing the protein MAKILTGVQSTGTPHLGNLLGAILPAIQMAANPDNQSFLFIADLHSITQIKNGNELRQNTYSTAATWLACGLDTTKVIFYRQSDVPQTAELSWYLSCFFPFQRLTLAHSFKDKADRLEDVNAGLFTYPMLMAADILLYDANIVPVGKDQMQHLEITRDVASRFNHQMGETFVLPEGKTSEETMYVPGTDGQKMSKSRNNFINIFVDDKALRKQIMGIQTDSTPLEEPKNPDTCNCFALYKLLATPEQTEVMKANYLAGNYGYGHAKQALFELIVEKFATEREKYNYYINNLEEVDRLLLEGAAKAGEVANGVLKRVREKLGY; encoded by the coding sequence ATGGCAAAAATTTTAACCGGAGTTCAAAGTACAGGAACGCCACACTTAGGAAATTTATTAGGAGCAATTTTACCTGCTATTCAAATGGCAGCAAATCCTGATAATCAATCGTTTCTTTTTATTGCCGATTTGCATTCGATTACGCAAATCAAAAATGGCAATGAATTAAGACAAAACACCTACAGTACAGCGGCTACTTGGCTTGCTTGTGGTTTAGATACTACTAAAGTTATTTTCTATCGTCAATCTGATGTGCCTCAAACAGCGGAATTATCTTGGTATTTAAGTTGTTTCTTTCCGTTTCAACGATTAACATTAGCGCATTCGTTCAAAGATAAAGCAGATCGATTAGAAGATGTAAATGCTGGATTATTTACTTATCCAATGCTAATGGCGGCCGATATCTTATTATATGATGCCAATATTGTTCCGGTGGGAAAAGATCAAATGCAGCATCTTGAAATTACTCGTGATGTAGCTTCGCGTTTTAACCACCAAATGGGTGAAACTTTTGTATTACCTGAAGGAAAAACAAGTGAAGAAACTATGTATGTTCCGGGAACTGATGGCCAAAAAATGAGTAAATCGAGAAATAATTTCATTAATATTTTTGTAGACGATAAAGCGCTTCGCAAACAAATTATGGGAATTCAAACCGATAGTACACCGCTTGAAGAACCAAAAAATCCAGACACTTGTAATTGTTTTGCATTATACAAATTGTTAGCGACACCCGAACAAACGGAAGTAATGAAAGCTAATTATTTAGCTGGAAATTACGGCTACGGTCACGCAAAACAAGCTTTATTTGAATTGATTGTAGAAAAGTTTGCCACCGAAAGAGAAAAATACAATTACTACATCAACAACCTAGAAGAAGTTGATAGATTATTACTTGAAGGTGCCGCAAAAGCAGGGGAAGTAGCTAATGGTGTTTTAAAAAGAGTGAGAGAGAAGTTGGGATATTAA